The Plasmodium brasilianum strain Bolivian I chromosome 6, whole genome shotgun sequence genomic interval AATTTGAAGAAGACAAATACAAAATTGTTGGTGTTGAAACGTTATTTCGTGAAAAACTTGTAACATATGGAGATGaacattataaatttacaaaaattccAGAAACAAATGATGAAATCGCTTTTACCTGCACATGTCAGGCAAATGATTTATCAGATAATTTAATGAtgaatgtttatataaatgaaaattatgacAAGTTTGTAAAACACAGTAGTAATGATAACGTGgaatataataagaaaaacataTCATCATCCTACAATACTGTTTCCGAAGAGATCAAATATGGAAATggttcattttatttttatactgatgttttgtttttattccttcttttgttttttactgTCACTTTATGAGCAGTTGTTATAGCTAACCATTTTCGTCTAACGGAGAAATAgctcgaaaaaaaaaaaaaaaaaaaaagacagaAAAAGGGtgaaaaaaaacgaaaataaaAACGAAAACAAAAACGAAAACAAAAACGAAAACAACcgtaaaaatatacacaaaattagcagttaaaatatagaaaaaaataacagtaataacgtgaacaaaaaaaggaacttttatttttttaaatacacaaaattattaacttttttttttttttgcctcgGTTTTTCATTCGCACACGCTTGTTGCTTCTACGGGGggcacacacacacacatgtTAGAAGTCATTGGTATTGGGATAAAAAGGAAACTACTAAGCAAAGTTTTCTGATCTTCAAAATTGTAAGCTACTATTCGATGAATAAGTTAAATTTGCcaaaaaattggaaattTTCAAAACTTTAAGGGAAAACTCATATTTCTTCGTTTGGCTTGGCTGCATGACGTAAAGGAGCAAGTTCAAAAATCTGCCAAGGGGAAATATGAAATGCGAAAAGCGGgcacatgtgtatatacctaagtaatatgtacatacaagCACATTTAACTGTAAAAAAGGAGACATGGTTTGCTATGCAAGCAATTTTCTATTCTCTCATTttgttatcttttttttttcgttatttttgttttgttatttttgttttgttattttagttttgttattttagttttgttattttagttttgttattttagttttgttattttagttttgttattttagttttgttattttagttttgctatttttgttttattatttctgttttgctatttttgttttattatttctgttttgctatttttgttttattatttctgttttgttatttttgttttattatttctgttttgttatttttgttttattatttatgttttgttattttagttttttctgttttctttttttttttcctttttttgtctCAATGAAATGCCACGTCTTTAAACCTGAACGCGAAAATATTCTCAGTGTATTCTTCCCACCTTATATCCGTTTTCAAAATGAATAACTGCGTATTATGGATGACCTTCAATATCTTATAGTGCACCTTCAGTAACATGACCAAACCAAATAGTTCTAGtataatacttttaataGCCAGCTTTACATGACTAATGGCATTTATGTCTAGTAAATTACCTctacaaaaaggaaaaagggaGATAAAGTATAAtagaatatgaaaaatgatgGCCTAAAAATACATCATCTGtacataaattttcttttcttttcgtataaatatgtgtttacattttaattaacaTGTATACATCATTCGCTTTTACAACAAGCTCCATCGTCAggttatatatgcatatagtATATTAATTGTGAAGGGCAGAAAACTGAAATACTACATTCTTTTATGATAtgttaaagaaatatatataaattataagatTTGTGAAATATGCTTAATTGTTTTGCTTATACTGTAACTTGTTAAAAATGGTTACAACGTTTGATGTAGCATTTGTGCTGTGatgaactttttttaatatgattctcaataaatattacatgcgatggaaaattttctttatatgttattaaataCGTGTAAAagagtacaaaaaaaaaaaaaaaaaatagaaaaaataaaaaaaaaaaatacaataaaacaaagaaataaaaatagcatGCAAATGTTTTCGTTTCGCTTTCAAAAGTTTAAGGGCACGGAAAAATGTCGTTTAGCTTAAATGTTTTCTCTCTTTTGCGGGGGCACAAAGTGAACTCTATGTTTTGCTAGTCTCAACGCATTTAATTgaattaaaagataaaaaagaaaaaaaaaaatatatatataaataaataggtAAGGAGATGCACGGTAACGTTTCATTTAATTTCTAaaggtaattttttttacatttaaaatggacgtacaaaaaaaaatatactaacaAATGAGGGTCCTCAGACGTCGTAAACATCTGTTAAACTTAAATATTGCacgtatataagtatatatatggatatatatatatagataggtAGGTAGGcaacatatgtaaataaatgcatGTATGTTTTGCCATTTTCCCCTTTATACGTTTCGTACCAATGACTATTAACGTTGTTCATTCAAAATGTGATAAAGCGCAGGTTGACGGTCcgtgaaggaaaaaaaaaaaattaaaataaaataaaaaaaataaaaaaaaatacaggaaaattaaaaaaaatacaggaaaattaaaaaaatacaggaaaataaaaaaaaatatcaggaaaaaaaaaaaaaaaaaaaaaaaaataaaataaaaaaaaaaataaaaaaaaaataaaaaaaaataaaaaaattaaaaataaataaaaataaataaaaataaataaaaaatataaaacatggACATGGACGTCTTGCACAGTGTAAAGTTTAACAAAAACACAATTTGtatgatttatttaaaaaaaatgaaaagtgcAAAAATCGTAACgcaaaaaagagaaaagaaaaaataatgaacgggaaaaagaaaaaaaaaaatgcagagTTATGTCAAAGGAAAGATAGAAACatgatatacatatatgttcacAAATGGAGACGTCGGAGCAGTCAATAATATGCACAATAAGTAGTTACATAGATgtacaaatgaacaaataggataattttttttttattatttataactcATCTCAGCGCTTTTTAATATGCAGCTATATATTGGGGGATACAGCACAAATACACACTGTTCTGTTCAAATAGCATATATGACCTTACCCAACTGGGTGAtggtcaaaaaaaaaaataaaaataaaataatgtacaaAAAAGTATGATAAATTATTGAGCTCTACTTAAAAAGGAAtctctttatatatatagcagaAATTTATATggtttttattaaaaagggggtgaaaaaaaaaaataaaataaaataatactgtGATATAATGCACTACTATACGATATGATATTGTATGATACGCCTCTGTTTTATATGCTACCGTACGATATGCACACACTCTTACAGGAATAAGTCTCAGTAGAGCCCTAAAATAACGAGACAGTCTACTTAAGCATACAACTACACTGTACCATCCTCCCGTGTAGTAGATGATCccgggaaaaaaaaaatatatatatatatatatataaatatatatatataaagataattCCGCCATGGTTAATTAATAAAGTGCAGTTTTCTGTCTGAAATttccttcattttttgtgctataatttttttggttCTATTTACAGTTTCGgcattatatttatctaatTCATCAATGGCATCACTTAATATAATGTCTTTAATTAAATCTTCCCATTTGGACGAATTTGCAGGTGCTTTACTCTTTTCTAAATCTAAAACTGCCTGAACTAAGACTCTGGTTAATCCTTTTTTatcaattaaattatatgcatGTGCTTTTGTAGCAGCACCAATATAAGTcctaaagaaaaatataggaaccgatttaataaaataatcacttggtaataatgtattatcatcttttccttttacaTGATGCAAAAAAACAGCTTTAATTCTTTGTGGATATGTTTTTATCATCATTTCCCCTGCCTGCTTGTCCATATCACCTGTATCACCTATCCATATATATCTGACAACAGAATTCTGTTGTATTACATACTTATGCAATtgcttaaaattaaaaaatttcctttCTCCTCTTGTTTCATTCCAAACCCATTCTTTTAAAgttgaatataaaattttgttatcACAATCTATACCCCAATGTTTTATTCCCCTCCTTTCTGCTACTtcgttaaattttttatttaaaaaagaatctTCTGTTATAGGTACTTGAGGAATTCTGGCTGTTAATACAGACAATAGTAATGGTTTCGATTCAGCTGAAAGTTTATTCATAGCTAACTCAAAAATGAATTGGAAAGAACCTGGATACGTTTCTCCTCTATGGTACTGTGCATCTACTCCACCTAatgcataattaaaaaatttataaccACCACTTGACCTTATAGTGTCATCAATATCAATAATTACTTGAGTTGTTCCCCATTTTAGTTTCTCGTTTTTACAGTCTATTATTcttctctttattttattacccACTGGGTTGACCGTTGCATTAGGGTTGTCATTTCCCTGCTCTTGCTCCTTCTGAAGTAAATGTTTCTCTCTCTCTTCACGTTGTTCTGTCTTATCATCCTGCTTTTCTTGCCCTACCTTCTTTTGCTTCTTTCCATCATCAGTACGTACACTACTTCCATAGGTGCTAGCATTACGAGTACTGCTCTTATAAACGTCATTGTTGCTGTTCTTAATACCACCTTCGTTGCTGCTCTTAATACCACCTTCGTTGCTGCTCTTAATACCACCTTCGTTGCTGCTCTTAATACCATCTTCTCTACTGTCTTTATTTTCACTTTCAgaatttttcaataaaacTTCTTTGACACCCTTCTTCAACTTGTTAACATCATTACTTATCATCATATCGCTGTACGAATTTTCACTTCTCAATCTTTTGGTTTCCCATAATTGCTCCTCTTTGCTTAAAAACCTATAAACATTTTTCGTCTTGTCCTCTAAAGGTTTTGTAGGTACACCTTTAAAATTATCTTCATATAAATTGattacactttttttatgtatgttcCCCTCTATTATATCCTgcaatatgtatttttttttgttcctgTCATGCCCTCCGCTATTCAGATCGTTGTCATTCTTCTCATCGTCACCTATCCCTCCAGTTGTTGCTCCTCCAGTTGTTGCTCCTCCAGTTGTTGCTCCTCCAGTTGTTACTCCACCAGTTGTTGCTCCTCCAGTTGTTGCTCCTCCAGTTGTTGCTCCTCCAGTTGTTACTCCTCCAGTTGTTACTTCACTTGGTATTCCGTCTCTACCCACATAGTTTCCCTCATTTGCGCACGCATCAGATGCATGCACAGGCGTCAACATGTTACTGTCACTCAGTTCTTTCTTCATTTCGTCCATTTTGCACAAATCAGAAATGGCGTAATagcattttttcaaattgaCATCACTGATATTAGTAGGGCTCACTTGAAAATATTCCTCATGTGTCAAGTGGTTAAATTTCTCTTCTTTCAGCccttttttactattttcgtttaattcatttttataattttttttattaccaaAAATTTTACGACTAATTTGCTGAGCATTTCGTTTTTCCTCCTCTGTATGTTTTTCCTCTACATAATCATCATTGTTTTTACTTCTCTTTCTGCTCACGTCAATacacttttcatttttacttcGACTACTGGAAGGATCATCATCACTGCTGTCATCATCGTCACCCGGTATACTCACCTCATTTGGTTTGTCTACTCTATCCGGTTCGTCTACTCCATCCTGCTCACTCACTCTATCTGGTTCATCCATTCTACACCGTTTACCATGGTCATGAGCTCCCTGCTTATCGCTACTGTTCTTACTGCTCATTGGACTCAACCCTTTGAAAGTTTTAAGGCATTTCCTTATGGGTGCATTAACATCATAAATATTACTAGTGCTataagctttttttttcaaggaaaaatttaaatgattattattataataattatcaatattatcattatcattatcattattataactGTTACTATAATTGTTACTTATTGAAGACACATTTTTGTAAGCATAATTATAAGAGTGGTAATTTTTAAGGGAATGCTTAAGTATAGCTCTTCTTATTTTGTGTTTATCTATTAGTTGCATTCTAGAGGATGAGATAGCACGATTATTATGCACTGGATACGCACGTCTATTTTCCTCTTCACTACAAACATTTTGTTGACTATATTCATCTTGTTGTCCATATTCACTCTGCTGAGCACATTCACTTCCCCAattatgttcatttttttttttttttttttggtcaTATATACCTCTGTTACTGTCACAGTTGTAGCCACCACCATCAtcattactactattattattactactactattactgttactatcACTATCACTGTTACTATCCCTATTACTGTTACTcttactattaatattaatattaatattactattactattactattactattactattactattactattactattactattactattactattactattactattactattactattactattactattactattactattactattactattactattactattactattactattactattactattactattactattactgttactgttactgttactgttactactactactactactatccATAGCACTAACCATCTgctgctcttttttttttatcttttttttatttttcctttttttttcaaccgatttttctatattgttaataattttgttcatattatttacgCTGTCCTTTGGATAACCATAATGATTATGTTCTTTCGTATCAGACAAAATGGAATAATTCTTCAAATTAATACAATTCGGCGAAAATATGAGCAagtcattttttcttttttcatcattactACTAACTATTTCACTGTTACTGTTTATATTATCTTCATTAGGAGTCCATAATGCACGGACACTCACCCCCTCaatattgtaattataattactatTTAATGGTTCCAAATTATCCATTGTTTTATTACCATCTGTTTGCTCCAAACTGTTGATACTCGtacatttattcttttcaaaaaatttttttgatgatgatgataataatatttctcttttttcaaaagatGAAGAATGTTTCTTTTCTTCCTCATGATCTATACAATTATATGACAACTTCCGTTTATCATTTTTGCAATTCCTATCGTTCAAATGTTCCTTTACCAATGCACTTCTTTTGTCTACACGATTTCCCTTTTTCCGATTAtacgaaattttttttttacttctgAATAACTTAGATTTATTCATTGATCTCCTATCAGCATCAATGTTATTATCGTCCGAATAAATTCCTCTATAACTACCCGAATTCCCTCCAGAATTTCCTCCCGAATAGCTACCCGAATATGCTATTGAATTGTAGgcttttcttttctcttcCTCCATCTCATCACTATTGCTCGATTTTTCGCTACATCCTTTTTTAAggtgtttattatttttacctgACGTGTTCTGGCTTTTATACAGATGCTTCATTTTTCCATTCAATGCATCATGGTTATTACTTTCATCAAGACAAAAGCTATGACAGCTGTTGTGGATTCCCTcctcataaattttttccctGCTATATCCATCATTACAATCGCTGTTACCATCACTGTTGCAAATGCTTTTGTCACTGATTAACATTTGATTACTAGTCATTGCATTATTATGCTTTGCATTATTTTCACTCACTACGTTGATATTTGGATTAGGCCAAGGGGGTGAGGAGTTATTCCCTATTAATAAGTTGGAAAATTTCTCTTCTACATTTAATGAGTTACATTTTTCATCATCTATATCGTTATCATCAAACCAGTtgatttcattattttttaaattatcatttacATTATTCATACTTTCATATAGTTTTCTAACAATTATATTATCTTCATCTATTAATGAATGTTTACTTATCTGACCAGGCGAGTACTCACTTAGGTCGTTTAAACTAACGTTCTCCTCATCTGAATTTACATCAACcactttttcatttacattttttatttcatccaTTTCAATACATTCAAACCCATTTTTCTCCTTCtccttttttatcatttgaGGTTCAAAAGtgagaaataaagaaatatatacataaacataaacgtatacatgtacatatgcatgtacatatgtacatatatatatatatatacgtatacatatacctattcctatacacacacatatacatatatatatgcactaCACTTGATAGCATGAGCTTTCACGTCATTATGTTTTGCCCATATATACtacacatgcatatgtacatacgtacagtatgtatgtacgtacaaACTGTATTCACATCAATATgtgtaaattataaatatttcaacaAACGAAAATTTCTTACAGTGGTAAACTTATTTACTCCTGTAGAATTACCACTTCCTTTCCCTGCTTCTGAATTTCTAAgctctttatatatatatatatatatatatatatatacatgtatttatttatttatttatttatttattttttaaattcgaAATAAGCTTGATAAAAGGTAATTTTgcattaacataaaaaaggtGAAACAGCAAAATGGCAAAATAGCTTAAAGAGGGTACTACATCAACATgtacgcacatatatacatgtttgcGTATGTATcgaaaatatgtatatatacttgcatatatatatatatatgtgtaacaTGTATAATCTTACGGAAATAGTGTGCAGTACCTTATATAGATCATGagagaataaaaaacaattcaaaataaaagtaacatGAACGATATTTCAAAACAGAATAacattaacaaaattatcgCGGCTTACTACTTGTTTACGTATATTAGTGTtgatatttatgtatgtacgcatgtatgtaggtatttatgtatgtacgcatgtatgtaagtatttatgcatgtacgcatgtatgtacgtattttTGTGTGTACAAATGTATTTAGgtattttatgtatgtatatatgtatgtaagtacataagtatgtatatatgtatgtatgtacgtacgtatgtacgcGTTTGCGTATGTAGGTGCTtacgtatgcatgtacgAATGCACGTGTACCTACTTTAGCGCACTTCTTTCGCCGCTTCGTACAAGTAAACCGAATACGTGCCACCTAAGCTGGTGTCATtgtgttttaaaattttgaaaaaacaaaatgttcTGCGGCTctgctttttttaaaaataatataactaCAAATATATCTACAAATATAACTACAAATATAACTAACTACAAATATATCTACAAATATAACTACAAATATAACTAACTACAAATATATCTACAAATATAACTACAAATATAACTACAAATATAACTACAAATATAACTACAATAAGATTAATTACTTTTAATAAGAAGGATAAAAtgtttcttttataaaaaaaaaaaaaaattcctttttaacgtttttgtttcatttccttcttttttttttcttctttatttatcTTACTCTTCCTCATTcctatactattttttttcttccctctcttcttaaactttttttttttttttttttgtttttctgttCCTTATAAGCTGCTATTTGAttgtttttcataattttacgcatacgtatatatgcataagtatatgtacgtacgtatgtatgtacaataAATGGGCGTACGGTTaggttaaaataaaaaaacaaattgttATGTCTACCCTTCTTCCTTCTTCGATGGCgtgtaatattttaacttCATTAATGATAAGAGgctaataaataaaaaatagtaacacGTTCCTATATACATTAAACATTTCTTTTTACCATATTATAAGTAAATcaatgcataaataaattttaatacatagataaaattatttatatacttatatatatatatatatatatatataagtatgcaCTTAAAAGTTCTATACACGTAGGTATATACCTACctttgtaaatttaaatatatatatgtacatgtacgtatatacacgTGGAAACATAAATCATGTACgcttttatatgtatatatatatttacatgttatatatagaagttacatgcatatatatgtatatattatatatatatatatatacattaatgaaatattaaaacatgtaaattacttcattttagcacaatttttttttttttttttttttcctttcgttaattttttatgtaaattctatattttttttttttttttttttccatactGTTCATAAATTTCGTAACTCTGACAAATTGCacgtaataaaaatgtaaacagtTTTAACCAACAAATTTTTACTTCTGTTAATtggaataatttttgttcttttgtcGTGATTAAGGGGAAAAACACATACAATATCGTGCATATGtgagtgtatatataattacgtacatgtataaatgtgtatataagtatatatatacatgtgtacatatatatatgtgcacgtATAAACTATgaaaaactttaaaaatatactaaaacCGTACTTTAGCTTTAGTACAAACTTTTATACATGATATTTCAGCTGTGTTTTTGTgctattcatatatatgatatagtAAAAAGATGCATATAGAGAGTTTGTTGAAAATCGTTAGTACGTGATAGTATAACTGAATTTATTGGGATGGAAGTATATGTTGAAGTGTACACGTTTGTGTTTACGTGTTTTGTGTTTTGTGTTTACGTGATTTGTGTTTACGTGATTTGTGTTTACGTGATTTGTGTTTACGTGATTTGTGTTTACGTGTTTTGTGTTTACGCGTACGTGCGTACGAGTACACgtttatgtgtacatatgtatgcatatgaaCAGGTACATTAATGGTACGCCCCTTACGTTTGAAATATATCACTAGTAAAGCTTAAACATGAAagatgttttttatatttatattggtTGTAATTCACGagaaacaaaattttaagtttttttaattttataccCGTTAAGagaatgaaaattatttaaaagaacaaaCGAGTGAACGACAAACAAGTAatcaaataaacaaatgaacaattaaaaatgaaagttGTGTACTCTTTTTTGCATTACTAAAAAacagtaatatatatgtgaaagCAGAATACGgtttactatttttacaaCAAAAGAATATACTTGTAATGTTACAAGAATaagtagaagaaaaaaaaaaaaaaaaaaaaaaagtcattAAAATGTACTAATGCAAATTGTTTCCTCCCATTGTACAAAAGTAAATGCGTATATATGCGCgtaaatatatgcacgtatatatttatatacacatatatatatacatatatatattttaatatctattatatttttacgtgAGAGTAATTGTTTTCCTGTGATTACTGTTTCGTTTTACAACTTAACAAAAAAAGCGAACAGACTCGTACGAAAtgcaaaaaagaagaaaaaaaaaagaaaaaggaaaaaagaaatgaagtaaaatggAAATTGCGTAATCCCAGCAGTTATAcgtataattataatgtgaaaaaaattaattcctTTTAGCGTTTTAGCGAAATCCTTTGTAATTacgaaaaatgaaaacgcgcacataaatttttttttcgtccTTTTAATGAAAGGCTTTTGTGAAATCTGGTTTTAagttgtaaataaaaaaaatatatcaacatTAATTTCAAAGGGAAAAAAACGAGCAAGGAAAATTTGTGTAAAAAGGACGAAAAGAATGAACAAATTGTGGAACGAAATTTATGGCAATAAAACGTATGTActtgtattatgtatgtgtgtgtatgtatgtgtgtatatgtatgtgtgtgtatgtatgtgtgtgtatgtatgtgtgtgtatgtatgtgtgtatgtatgtatgtgtgtttatgtatgtatgtgtgtttatgtatgtatatatgtatgtttatgtatgtatgtgtgtttatgtatgtatgtatgtttatgtatgtatgtgtatgtatatgtatgtacgttcCAAAAATATGGTTAAGAATTACCTTTGTACGGttttaataacataaaattcggtatttttttttttttttttatatatgcagatataattatatatataaaagtttatttcgtacaatttaaaaaggaaataatgaaattatacgGGTTAaacgaaaatatatatacatatatatatatgtgtacacgTTAATAAAGTCTATTTTCATACTGCATATATGTTCACCAAATTTAGGTAACTTTCAAAATGAGTGCAAGCGAGAGCATCGGTACGAGGTTGACTGCAACTGCGACTGTGTGAGCATTATGTGGTGAATGTATTCCCTGTTtcccttttaaaaaaaggggtAACCATATTCTTCtgttacaatttttttggtGTTAATGAAATTACATATACCTAAGTGagctaataaaaaaaataaataaataaaacaaatagacGAAACGGATACGTGAAACAGATATGTGAAACGGATAATCGAAACAAAGGTCGCTTTCAAATTCTGCAAAGGTTTTAACACTCCCCAGACAATGGCAATTCTGTTCACTCAATTAAACCGTTTAAACACTTTCTCTTAAAAGCATTCATTTGCTTTGAACGTTTTCCTCCGTAAATATGTTCGTCTATTTTTAAAGGATGGTAAGAACTACAAATTAGTTTAACATCATCTATTTATGTAATCTTTCCCCTTCTCTTCCCCATCGTGTTATTGTTCATGTCAACTTGAATTTCATACGAATTAGCATATAATAGAATCGGGCAGCACGGAGCCGGGTAAGAATATACGCATTTAGCCGCATGTgtttatgcatacatactCAAGTATTCACGTAATCATATTCTTTGTATTATTACCGTTGAACTTGTTCGTTattgaaaaaagtaaaacaaaataagaagTGTATAACTAAGTTGAAGTATGttggaaaattaaaattttttataaaatgggCAAATTTTTCGtgaaatttttatcattttcaataaaaaaaataaaataaataaatcagCTAATTTTTCTATCTCTCATATGATAACTTGagtataatatgaaaaattccAAAATGGGTTAACAAAAAAGGGAAAGAggaaaattttcttaaaatgctgcttttttttttttttttttttatctactTCTACTAAAACAAGAATGCGTgatatgaattaaaaaaaaacaaaaaaaacaaaaaaaacgaaaaaaatgaCAATATGATAAAGGATAGAGaacagcaaaaaaaaaaaaaaaataaataaaattaaaaaaacattcataattttatatattgggAAAGTATATGTCAATACGTACAATATAAGCGACGTTTGGTGGGCTTCTTCATGCCTTCATTTTGTTTcaatttgatatattttgctTAATATTGCTCTATTTTGCTTAATATTGC includes:
- a CDS encoding hypothetical protein (conserved Plasmodium protein), with translation MFTTSEDPHLGNLLDINAISHVKLAIKSIILELFGLVMLLKVHYKILKVIHNTQLFILKTDIRWEEYTENIFAFRFLNLLLYVMQPSQTKKYEFSLKVLKISNFLANLTYSSNSSLQF